The window CAAAAGTCGCAACAGGCATCATGAGTTTGCCATCTTGCTGAAAGCACTTTCCAACTGAAATTTTGGGGACGCTGTCCTTACCATCCAGATGTCGGGCATGTGTCAACCCTGTAAAACTGATCCACGGCATGGCTGAAAAATGGATCACGTCGTTACGGTTGGTATCTTCATTCAAACACAAGCCACTCGTCTCTTTAATTTTTTGCATAGACTCTTTTGCCCTAAGCGTAAACTTGATGAAGTCGGTATCAAAATTGATCTGACAAAAACCAAAAGTGTGATCAGCACGATTAATCGTCGCATTGGCGTGGATGGCCGCATAATCAATCACCTTGCCCGACTCAATCCGGTAGCGCATTGCCTCGGTTTGGTTAACTGCTTGTAATATGCTGTGCAGGTAGAAAAGAAAAAAAGATTGCTGTTGCTCTTTGCAATGTTGATAGGCGAGAGAACAATCGATATTGGCTACCAACCCATGAAAAGGCTCATCTAGTTTTGAAAAAAACTTAAAGTGTTCTCGCCTGTTCCAGGTGGATAATTCTATGATTTTATTCATGTATTCTTCCGTCCACTACATTTAATTTAGTCAAAAGATAGTTAAAAACTGAGACGAAAAAATGGGGCAGTGTTTGCCCCATTTACTTTAAACAGTCATATTTTTAAGCTATTGTTTTCAAGCCATTTCAGCAATGATCTGTTCCAGCTTCACTGTATCTGCACAAAATGCACGTATCCCTTCGGATAATTTTTCGGTTGCCATCGCATCTTCATTTAACTGGAAGCGGAAAGTTTTTTCATTAAGACTAATTTTTTGCAGATCAGATGCTAGTGCCGCTTCTTTGTTTAATTTTGCGCTGATCGTATTGGTCGTATCGGCTAATTTTTGCAGCAAATCTGGACTGATCGTCAGTAAATCGCAACCGGCTAACTCCAGTATTTGTGATGTATTACGGAAACTCGCGCCCATGATTTCTGTGTCATAGCCAAACTTGCGATAGTAGGTATAAATCTTTTTTACCGACAGAACGCCAGGATCATCGGCACCGAAAATTTCTTGTCCTGTTTGCTTTTTATACCAGTCGTAGATGCGGCCTACAAACGGGGAGATCAATTGCGCACCAGCTTCGGCACATGCAACTGCTTGCGGCAAGCAGAATAGTAAAGTCATGTTGCAGCGTATACCTTCTTTTTCCAGAATCTCTGCTGCGCGTATGCCTTCCCAGGTAGAGGCAATTTTGATCAGAATACGTTCGCGGGTAATGCCTGCTGCTTCGTATAAAGCAATGAGTTTGCGCCCTTTCGCAACCGTGGCTTCTGTATCAAAAGATAGACGTGCATCGGTTTCAGTGGAGACCCGGCCCGGGACGATGTTCAAAATTTCTAAACCGAAAGCGACGAGCAAATGATCGATGATGTCATCGCTTGCTTTGCCAGCATGCGCGCTGACAATTTTTTCTAACAAGGGACGATATTCTGCTTTCTGGACGGCTTTTAGTATCAACGACGGATTGGTCGTCGCGTCTTGCGGCGCATAGGCTTTCATGGACTGAAAATCGCCTGTGTCGGCAACTACAGTTGTGTACTTTTTAAGTTGTTCTAGCTGATTCATCATGATTTATTTTAAAGCTCTGAAAAATTAAGATTTAGGACTTATGCAAAATTGTCCCAGCAAGGCGTAGCGACGAAGATAGTACTTTGGTGCAGCTAGGAGCTATAACGCAGCTGGGGCGGTTTTGCGTGAGTCCTAAGATTAATAAAAAACCGAGATACTTCCTATAAGCCAACAAAGACATTTGCTGCATCACCAGATTTTGCAACGATATCACCGATGACGGCAGCATCAAAAAAATTGTCTGCTTTAAATAAAGCCAATACATCCTCCACCGCATCGGCCGAGCAGGAAACTAATAAGCCTCCCGAGGTTTGCGGATCGCTGAGCAGCGCCTGTTGAACTGGGCTGATACCCTCCGCCAACACAACATCATGTCCGTAAGCATCCCAGTTGCGAGCGGAGGCACCCGTGATAAATCCGGCCTCTGCCAATTGCTGCACATCCGGTAAAAGCGGTATGTGCGACATCGTCAATTGGGCGGACACATTCGCGCCACGACAGACTTCTAACAGGTGTCCAAGCAAACCAAAGCCTGTGACATCGGTGACTGCGTGTACTGCACTCATATTGGATAATGCCATGCCGGGCCGGTTGAGCTTGGTGGTATTGGCAATCATGCTGGCATAACCTGCCTCGTCTAGTGCTTGCTTTTTGAGCGCTGCTGACAAAATGCCCACACCCAGCGGTTTGCCGAGGACGAGTTTGTCGCCGACTTTGGCATCGGCATTACGTTTGACTTTGGATGGATGCACTAAACCGAGTACGACTAAACCATAAATTGGTTCGACTGAATCAATCGTGTGACCGCCCGCAATCGGGATACCTGCTTCAGCACAAATGGATTCTCCACCCGCAATGATTTTACCGATGACCTCAATTGGCAATTGATTGATAGGCATGCCAACCAGTGCCAGCGCCATAATCGGAGTGCCGCCCATCGCATAGACGTCGGAGATAGCATTGGTGGCAGCGATTCGACCAAAGTCATATGGATCGTCCACGATCGGCATGAAAAAATCCGTAGTGGCGATCAGTGCTTGCTCGTCATTGAGTTTATACACGGCAGCGTCATCGGCGGTTTCTATGCCAACCATCAGGGCAGTCGGCACGGGGAAGCCAGTCGATTTTTTTAAAATCTCAGACAAGACGCCTGGCGCGATTTTGCAGCCGCAACCGCCACCGTGTGAAAAAGAGGTAAGCCGTATCGGGGATGCTGGTGCCTCGGATAATACTGTTGATGTCATATAAATTGAGTAAAGAGAATCGCGTTGGTTTTATCAGTGATGACAAAGTTGAATTACAGGCACCATACTAAACGAGATGCACAGCCTCTGTCCAAAGCTGCACAGTGATACTCACTATAAGTGCTTGCAGAGCATAGTTGAAGCACCTGGCAAGGTAGGACTACGCAAAAACGCCCTAGCTGTGTTGCGGCACCTAGCTATACATTAAACTACTGCCTTCGTCGCTGCGCCTTTGCCGGGATAACTTTGCGTAAATCTTATAGTGTATTGATGTTATCAAGCTTGTAGTAGGAGCAGTTTATGAGTTTTTTTTGATGAGGTGTGCGTCAGTCGATATGCCGCAATTATTTTTGGTATTAAATATACTATGGGTATGTATATTTTAATCGTCCATATAATAATTGGACAGTAGGCAGTGTTTATGTATTTTGGTAGGGGAGTATATTAGTTTTGAGTCTTGGCGGATACTCTGAGACGGGCGAGATTACTTTTTTACGTTTACTTTTGATGTCCATAAAAAAAGCGACCACAAGGGTCGCTTTTGTTCGCTGCCGACAAATATTTGCCGATGCATTTACCAGTATTAACGATCGCCAAATGAGCGACGTGCATTGCCAGTATCGCCAGTACGATTACCTTTGTAACCACCTTCGCTACGTGGCGCGCCGCTCGTGCTGCCAGCTGGTTTGCTGAATGTGCGTTGTGCTGGTTTGTTCGCGCCATAACCACTACCTTCGCTACGATTGCCGTTCGCGCTGCTGCTGTTGCCAGAGCCAGCGTTATTGCCGCGATAGCCACCACCACTGCTGTTACCACGGCTGTCGCCTGGACGCCAGCCGCTTGGCTTGCGTGCAGCACTATGCGATGTAGATGCTGTTTTCTTCGGCTCAAAGCCTTCGATAATTTCGACAGGAATCAATTGCTTAGTGAAACGTTCGATACGCTTAACGTTGATACCTTCAGCATGATTTACCAGAGAAATTGCAACGCCATTGCGACCAGCGCGGCCAGTACGGCCAATACGATGGACGTAATCTTCCGGGAACTTAGGCAAGTCGTAGTTGAATACGTGTGTAATCGCTGGAACGTCAATACCGCGAGCAGCGACGTCAGTTGCCACCAATACGCGGACTTGTCCACGGCGCAGAGAATCTAATGTGCGGTTACGTGCACCTTGATGCATGTCGCCATGCAAAGCGGCAGCAGCAAAACCGGCGATGTTTAAACGATCAGCAATGGTATCTGCATCACGTTTAGTCGCAGTAAAGATAACAGCCTGATCAACCGTTTCGTCACGTAACAAGTGGTCTAGCAAACGATTTTTGTGAGACATGTCATCGACAAAGTGAACTTTTTGCTTGATGTTTTCATGCTTACTTGCAGAGCCAGCGATCTGAATGACCATAGGATCTTTAGTGATGCGACGTGCCATGTTACCGACTACGCCATCCAATGTTGCAGAGAACAACATGGTTTGACGTGTTGCTGGTGTTGCTGCAACGATTTTTTCGATGTCATCGATAAAGCCCATATCCAACATGCGATCAGCTTCGTCTAATACCAAAATTTCTAATT of the Undibacterium sp. 5I1 genome contains:
- the tal gene encoding transaldolase produces the protein MNQLEQLKKYTTVVADTGDFQSMKAYAPQDATTNPSLILKAVQKAEYRPLLEKIVSAHAGKASDDIIDHLLVAFGLEILNIVPGRVSTETDARLSFDTEATVAKGRKLIALYEAAGITRERILIKIASTWEGIRAAEILEKEGIRCNMTLLFCLPQAVACAEAGAQLISPFVGRIYDWYKKQTGQEIFGADDPGVLSVKKIYTYYRKFGYDTEIMGASFRNTSQILELAGCDLLTISPDLLQKLADTTNTISAKLNKEAALASDLQKISLNEKTFRFQLNEDAMATEKLSEGIRAFCADTVKLEQIIAEMA
- a CDS encoding DEAD/DEAH box helicase codes for the protein MTFEALGLHTSVIRALTDAGYTKPTSVQEQAVPAAISGRDLLVSSQTGSGKTAAFMLPALHKFASAAETDLETAGKTPNQAQQSARARGDRPRFVAAKPKMLVLTPTRELALQVTTATDKYCAYMKRVKAVSILGGMPYPKQMQLLSRNPEILVATPGRLIDHMESGKIDFSELEILVLDEADRMLDMGFIDDIEKIVAATPATRQTMLFSATLDGVVGNMARRITKDPMVIQIAGSASKHENIKQKVHFVDDMSHKNRLLDHLLRDETVDQAVIFTATKRDADTIADRLNIAGFAAAALHGDMHQGARNRTLDSLRRGQVRVLVATDVAARGIDVPAITHVFNYDLPKFPEDYVHRIGRTGRAGRNGVAISLVNHAEGINVKRIERFTKQLIPVEIIEGFEPKKTASTSHSAARKPSGWRPGDSRGNSSGGGYRGNNAGSGNSSSANGNRSEGSGYGANKPAQRTFSKPAGSTSGAPRSEGGYKGNRTGDTGNARRSFGDR
- the selD gene encoding selenide, water dikinase SelD, producing MTSTVLSEAPASPIRLTSFSHGGGCGCKIAPGVLSEILKKSTGFPVPTALMVGIETADDAAVYKLNDEQALIATTDFFMPIVDDPYDFGRIAATNAISDVYAMGGTPIMALALVGMPINQLPIEVIGKIIAGGESICAEAGIPIAGGHTIDSVEPIYGLVVLGLVHPSKVKRNADAKVGDKLVLGKPLGVGILSAALKKQALDEAGYASMIANTTKLNRPGMALSNMSAVHAVTDVTGFGLLGHLLEVCRGANVSAQLTMSHIPLLPDVQQLAEAGFITGASARNWDAYGHDVVLAEGISPVQQALLSDPQTSGGLLVSCSADAVEDVLALFKADNFFDAAVIGDIVAKSGDAANVFVGL
- a CDS encoding chloramphenicol acetyltransferase, with the protein product MNKIIELSTWNRREHFKFFSKLDEPFHGLVANIDCSLAYQHCKEQQQSFFLFYLHSILQAVNQTEAMRYRIESGKVIDYAAIHANATINRADHTFGFCQINFDTDFIKFTLRAKESMQKIKETSGLCLNEDTNRNDVIHFSAMPWISFTGLTHARHLDGKDSVPKISVGKCFQQDGKLMMPVATFVHHGLVDGYHVHQFLQGLEHLFNTEY